The following are encoded together in the Xanthobacter autotrophicus Py2 genome:
- a CDS encoding Phosphoenolpyruvate carboxylase (PFAM: phosphoenolpyruvate carboxylase~KEGG: nwi:Nwi_2278 phosphoenolpyruvate carboxylase) gives MTSAVWSIEAPGDEEVKDRPLREDIRLLGRILGDTVREQEGEEVFDLVERIRQTSIRFHRDDDETAREELGALLEQLSSQRAVDIIRAFSYFSHLANIAEDEHHIRRNRAHAIAGSAPRAGSLAYSLARAEALGIGPQQLTEFFSGAHMSPVLTAHPTEVRRKSTLNREMEIAALLDRRERVVPTPAEQEQDEETLRRAVLTLWQTALLRRIKLTVLDEVANGLSYYDYTFLSELPRLYCSIEDHVSQGGSEVALPSFLRIGSWIGGDRDGNPFVTADVLKETVRVHRDRILAHYEQELTELGAELSLGARLIKVSPELAELAARSPDRSQEHREEPYRLALAYVLGRLRLTARHLKGEAPEGTEAEDAGSLAPYVNAAALKADLDIIYASLCDNGSKVLARGRLRLLRRAVDCFGFHLACIDLRQNSDVHERVVADLFEKVAPGTNYVGLDEEARIALLLQELATARPLASPFLAYEDETQSELAILRMAAEAHRALGREVIPNCIISKAEGVSDLLEVALLLKEVGLVTAEGTTALNIIPLFETIGDLQVCAKVMDRVLSLPAYRKLVSSRGDEQEVMLGYSDSNKDGGFVTSGWELYKAEIGLIEVFRAHNVRLRLFHGRGGSVGRGGGPSYDAILAQPGGAVNGQIRITEQGEIIASKYSNPDMGRRNLEILVSATLEASLLQPQFNAPRTEFLTAMEEISDTAFSAYRNLVYETEGFEDYFWSSTVISEIATLNIGSRPASRAKTRSIEKLRAIPWVFSWAQCRLMLPAWYGFGSAVEAFAERRPDYGLSFLQAMYREWPFFRTQLSNMDMVLSKSSLAIASRYAELVPDVELRTQIFGRIRAEYERTIKYVLAIMGQQKLLEDNPLLDRSIRNRFPYLDPLNHLQIELLRQHRANSGDDKVLHGIQLSINGISAGLRNSG, from the coding sequence ATGACGAGTGCGGTTTGGTCCATTGAGGCGCCGGGCGACGAGGAAGTGAAGGATCGGCCCCTGCGCGAGGATATTCGCCTGCTGGGGCGCATCCTTGGCGATACGGTGCGCGAGCAGGAGGGCGAGGAGGTGTTCGATCTGGTGGAGCGCATCCGCCAGACCTCCATCCGCTTCCACCGCGACGACGACGAGACGGCCCGCGAGGAGCTGGGCGCGCTTTTGGAGCAGCTCTCCTCCCAGCGCGCCGTCGATATCATCCGCGCCTTCAGCTATTTCTCCCACCTCGCCAACATCGCCGAGGACGAGCACCACATCCGCCGCAACCGCGCCCATGCCATCGCCGGCTCGGCGCCGCGGGCCGGGAGCCTGGCCTATTCGCTCGCCCGCGCCGAGGCGCTGGGCATCGGGCCGCAGCAGCTCACGGAGTTCTTCTCCGGCGCGCACATGAGCCCGGTGCTCACCGCCCATCCCACAGAGGTGCGCCGCAAGAGCACCCTCAACCGGGAGATGGAAATCGCCGCCCTGCTGGACCGCCGCGAGCGCGTGGTGCCCACCCCGGCGGAGCAGGAGCAGGACGAGGAAACCCTGCGCCGCGCCGTGCTGACCCTGTGGCAGACCGCGCTGCTGCGCCGGATCAAGCTCACCGTGCTGGACGAGGTCGCCAACGGCCTGTCCTATTACGACTACACTTTCCTCAGCGAGCTGCCGCGCCTCTATTGCTCCATCGAGGACCATGTCTCGCAGGGCGGCTCTGAGGTAGCGCTACCTTCGTTCCTGCGCATCGGCAGCTGGATCGGCGGCGACCGCGACGGCAATCCCTTCGTCACCGCCGACGTGCTGAAGGAGACCGTGCGCGTCCACCGCGACCGCATCCTCGCCCATTATGAGCAGGAGCTGACCGAGCTGGGCGCCGAACTGTCCCTCGGCGCGCGGCTCATCAAGGTTTCGCCGGAGCTGGCGGAACTGGCCGCCCGCTCCCCCGACCGCTCCCAGGAGCACCGCGAGGAGCCCTATCGCCTGGCGCTCGCCTATGTGCTCGGGCGGCTCAGGCTCACCGCCCGCCACCTGAAGGGCGAGGCGCCGGAGGGCACGGAAGCCGAGGACGCCGGCAGCCTCGCGCCTTACGTGAACGCGGCGGCGCTGAAGGCCGACCTCGACATCATCTACGCCTCGCTCTGCGACAATGGATCGAAGGTGCTGGCCCGCGGGCGGCTCCGGCTGCTGCGGCGGGCGGTGGACTGCTTCGGCTTCCACCTCGCCTGCATCGACCTGCGGCAAAATTCCGACGTGCACGAGCGCGTGGTGGCGGACCTGTTCGAGAAGGTGGCCCCCGGCACCAATTACGTCGGCCTCGACGAGGAGGCGCGCATCGCCCTCCTGCTGCAGGAACTGGCCACCGCCCGGCCGCTGGCCTCGCCCTTCCTAGCCTACGAGGACGAGACCCAGTCGGAACTCGCCATCCTGCGCATGGCCGCCGAGGCGCACCGGGCGCTGGGGCGCGAGGTCATCCCCAACTGCATCATCTCCAAGGCGGAAGGCGTCTCCGACCTCCTGGAAGTGGCGCTGCTCTTGAAGGAGGTGGGCCTCGTCACCGCCGAGGGCACCACGGCGCTGAACATCATCCCCCTGTTCGAGACCATCGGCGACCTTCAGGTCTGCGCCAAGGTGATGGACCGGGTGCTCTCCCTCCCGGCCTATCGCAAGCTGGTGTCGAGCCGGGGCGACGAGCAGGAAGTGATGCTCGGCTATTCCGACAGCAACAAGGATGGCGGCTTCGTCACCTCCGGCTGGGAATTGTACAAGGCGGAGATCGGCCTCATCGAGGTGTTCCGCGCCCATAACGTGCGCCTGCGCCTGTTCCACGGCCGTGGCGGCTCGGTGGGCCGCGGCGGCGGGCCGAGCTATGACGCCATCCTCGCCCAGCCGGGCGGGGCGGTGAACGGGCAGATCCGTATCACCGAGCAGGGCGAGATCATCGCCTCCAAATATTCCAACCCGGACATGGGCCGGCGCAACCTGGAGATCCTGGTCTCGGCGACCCTGGAAGCCTCCCTGCTCCAGCCCCAGTTCAATGCCCCGCGCACCGAATTCCTCACCGCCATGGAGGAAATCTCGGATACAGCCTTCAGCGCCTACCGCAATCTTGTCTACGAAACCGAGGGCTTCGAGGACTATTTCTGGTCCTCCACCGTCATCAGCGAGATCGCCACATTGAACATCGGCTCGCGCCCGGCCTCGCGGGCGAAGACGCGCTCCATCGAGAAGCTGCGGGCCATTCCGTGGGTGTTCTCCTGGGCCCAGTGCCGGCTGATGCTGCCGGCCTGGTACGGCTTCGGCTCGGCGGTGGAAGCCTTTGCCGAGCGGCGGCCGGACTATGGCCTGTCTTTCCTGCAGGCCATGTATCGCGAATGGCCGTTCTTCCGCACCCAGCTCTCCAACATGGACATGGTGCTGTCGAAGTCCTCGCTCGCCATCGCCTCGCGCTATGCGGAGCTGGTGCCGGACGTGGAGCTGCGCACCCAGATCTTCGGCCGCATCCGCGCCGAATACGAGCGCACCATCAAGTACGTCCTCGCCATCATGGGCCAGCAGAAGCTCTTGGAGGACAACCCGCTGCTCGACCGCTCCATCCGCAACCGCTTCCCCTATCTCGATCCGCTGAACCACCTGCAGATCGAGCTTTTGCGCCAGCACCGCGCCAATTCCGGCGACGACAAGGTGCTGCACGGCATCCAGCTGTCCATCAACGGCATCTCGGCGGGCCTGCGCAACTCGGGGTGA
- a CDS encoding transporter, hydrophobe/amphiphile efflux-1 (HAE1) family (TIGRFAM: transporter, hydrophobe/amphiphile efflux-1 (HAE1) family~PFAM: acriflavin resistance protein~KEGG: mpt:Mpe_A0868 AcrB/AcrD/AcrF family protein), producing MNLSKFFIDRPIFAGVLSVLIFLAGLISMRAMPISEYPEVVPPQVVVRATYAGANPKVIAETVSTPLEEAINGVEDMLYMSSQATTDGLMTLTVTFKLGTDPDKAQQLVQNRISQAEPRLPEEVRRLGVTTVKSSPDLTMVVHLISPNNRYDTTYLRNYAVLNVKDRLARIEGVGQVQLFGAGDYSMRIWLDPQKVAEHGLSAADVVREIRAQNVQAAAGVVGASPGAPGLDLQLSINAQGRLANVEEFGNIVVKSGTNGEIVLLKDVARVELGASDYALRSLLNNTQAVAVPIFQAPGSNAIRIADEVRRVMEEIKANMPEGVDYSIVYDTTQFVRASIDAVVHTLLEAVLLVVLVVIVFLQTWRASIIPLLAVPVSIVGTFAVMHLFGFSINALTLFGLVLAIGIVVDDAIVVVENVERNIEGGLSPREATYKAMQEVSGPIIAIALVLIAVFVPLAFITGLTGQFYKQFALTIAISTVISAINSLTLSPALSALLLKGHDAPKDLLTRIMDVSFGWFFKGFNKAFVKGSNAYGGVVKRTIAHKVIMLGLYLVLVAMTAVLFRAVPPGFVPGQDKQYLVGFAQLPDGATLDRTEEVIRHMSDIALKQEGVKSAIAFPGLSINGFTNSSNSGIVFVGLDEFEARKSPALSGNAIALALNQKFASIPDAMIAMFPPPPVQGLGTIGGFKFQIEDRAGRGYEALDAATKAFLAKAATAPELAGLFSSYQVNVPQLFADIDRVKARQLNVAVTDVFETMQIYLGSAYVNDFNTFGRTYTVRVQADAPFRARPEDVGTLKVRSATGEMIQLSALLKVRSAAGPERAMRYNGFLSADVNGGAAPGFSSGEAQAAVERIAAETLPKGFSFEWTELTYQDILAGNSAVWVFPLAIFLVFLVLAAQYESLVLPLAIIMIVPTGLFAAMTGVWLAGGDNNVFTQIGLVVLVGLSAKNAILIVEFARELEFAGRTPVQAALEASRLRLRPILMTSLAFIMGVVPLVTSIGAGAEMRNAMGTAVFAGMIGVTAFGIFLTPVFYVMLRALAGNRPLTQHGHGTLAPDAPHGAPQGAGHGTATPPALQPGE from the coding sequence ATGAACCTGTCCAAGTTCTTCATCGACCGTCCCATCTTCGCGGGCGTGCTGTCGGTCCTCATCTTCCTCGCCGGCCTCATTTCCATGCGGGCCATGCCCATTTCCGAATATCCGGAAGTGGTGCCGCCGCAAGTGGTGGTGCGCGCCACCTATGCCGGTGCCAACCCCAAGGTGATCGCCGAGACCGTCTCGACGCCGCTGGAAGAGGCCATCAACGGCGTCGAGGACATGCTCTACATGTCCAGCCAGGCTACCACCGACGGCCTGATGACGCTGACCGTCACCTTCAAGCTCGGCACCGATCCGGACAAGGCGCAGCAACTGGTGCAGAACCGCATCTCCCAGGCGGAACCCCGCCTGCCGGAAGAAGTGCGGCGCCTCGGCGTGACCACAGTGAAGTCTTCGCCAGACCTCACCATGGTGGTTCACCTCATCTCCCCCAACAATCGCTACGACACCACCTATCTGCGCAATTACGCGGTGCTGAACGTGAAGGATCGCCTCGCCCGCATCGAGGGCGTGGGGCAGGTTCAGCTGTTCGGCGCCGGCGATTATTCCATGCGCATCTGGCTCGACCCGCAGAAGGTGGCCGAGCACGGGCTTTCCGCCGCCGACGTGGTGCGCGAGATCCGCGCCCAGAACGTGCAGGCGGCGGCCGGCGTGGTGGGCGCTTCCCCCGGTGCTCCGGGGCTCGACCTGCAGCTGTCCATCAACGCCCAGGGCCGCCTCGCCAACGTGGAGGAGTTCGGCAACATCGTGGTGAAGAGCGGCACCAACGGCGAGATCGTGCTGTTGAAGGACGTGGCGCGGGTGGAACTGGGCGCCTCCGATTATGCCCTGCGCTCGCTGCTGAACAACACCCAGGCGGTGGCCGTTCCCATCTTCCAGGCCCCCGGCTCCAACGCCATCCGCATCGCCGACGAGGTGCGCCGGGTGATGGAGGAGATCAAGGCCAACATGCCGGAAGGCGTGGATTATTCCATCGTCTACGACACCACCCAGTTCGTCCGCGCCTCCATCGACGCGGTGGTGCACACGCTTCTGGAAGCGGTGCTGCTGGTGGTGCTGGTGGTGATCGTGTTCCTCCAGACCTGGCGGGCCTCCATCATCCCGCTGCTGGCGGTGCCGGTGTCGATCGTCGGCACGTTCGCGGTGATGCACCTGTTCGGCTTTTCTATCAATGCCTTGACCCTGTTCGGACTGGTGCTCGCCATCGGCATCGTGGTGGATGACGCCATCGTGGTGGTGGAGAATGTGGAGCGCAACATCGAGGGCGGCCTCTCCCCGCGTGAGGCCACCTACAAGGCCATGCAGGAGGTGTCCGGACCGATCATCGCCATCGCCCTGGTGTTGATCGCCGTGTTCGTGCCGCTGGCCTTCATCACCGGGCTAACCGGCCAGTTCTACAAGCAATTCGCCCTCACCATCGCCATCTCGACGGTGATCTCGGCGATCAATTCCCTCACCCTCTCCCCCGCCCTCTCGGCGCTGCTGCTGAAGGGGCACGATGCGCCGAAAGACCTTCTCACCCGCATCATGGATGTATCTTTCGGCTGGTTTTTCAAGGGCTTCAACAAGGCCTTCGTGAAGGGCTCCAACGCCTATGGCGGCGTGGTGAAGCGCACCATCGCCCACAAGGTGATCATGCTGGGGCTCTACCTCGTTCTGGTGGCCATGACGGCGGTGCTGTTCCGCGCCGTGCCGCCCGGCTTCGTGCCCGGGCAGGACAAGCAGTATCTCGTTGGTTTCGCTCAACTTCCAGACGGCGCCACGCTGGACCGGACGGAAGAGGTGATCCGCCACATGAGCGACATCGCCCTCAAGCAGGAGGGCGTGAAGTCGGCCATCGCCTTCCCCGGCCTCTCCATCAACGGGTTCACGAACTCCTCCAACTCCGGCATTGTTTTTGTCGGTTTGGACGAGTTCGAGGCGCGCAAGTCCCCGGCCCTGTCCGGAAACGCCATCGCCTTGGCACTGAACCAGAAATTCGCATCCATCCCGGATGCGATGATCGCCATGTTCCCCCCACCCCCGGTCCAGGGGCTCGGCACCATCGGCGGGTTCAAGTTCCAGATCGAGGATCGCGCCGGCCGCGGCTACGAGGCGCTCGACGCGGCCACCAAGGCCTTCCTCGCCAAGGCCGCCACCGCGCCGGAGCTGGCCGGCCTGTTCTCCTCCTACCAGGTGAACGTGCCGCAGCTGTTCGCCGACATCGACCGGGTGAAGGCGCGCCAGCTGAACGTGGCCGTAACCGACGTGTTCGAGACCATGCAGATCTATCTGGGCTCGGCCTATGTGAACGACTTCAACACCTTTGGGCGCACCTACACGGTGCGGGTGCAGGCGGACGCCCCGTTCCGCGCCCGGCCCGAGGATGTGGGCACCCTGAAGGTGCGCTCGGCCACCGGCGAGATGATCCAGCTCTCGGCGCTGCTCAAGGTGCGCTCGGCGGCGGGGCCGGAGCGGGCCATGCGCTACAACGGCTTCCTCTCGGCGGATGTGAACGGCGGCGCCGCCCCCGGCTTCTCCTCCGGCGAGGCTCAGGCGGCGGTGGAGCGCATCGCGGCCGAGACGCTGCCCAAGGGCTTCTCCTTCGAGTGGACCGAACTCACCTACCAGGACATCCTGGCCGGCAATTCGGCGGTGTGGGTGTTCCCGCTGGCCATCTTCCTCGTGTTCCTGGTGCTGGCGGCCCAGTATGAAAGCCTGGTGCTGCCGCTCGCCATCATCATGATCGTGCCCACGGGGCTGTTCGCGGCGATGACCGGGGTGTGGCTCGCCGGCGGGGACAACAATGTCTTCACCCAGATCGGCCTCGTGGTGCTGGTGGGGCTCTCGGCCAAGAACGCCATCCTGATCGTGGAGTTTGCCCGCGAGCTGGAATTCGCCGGCCGCACCCCGGTTCAGGCCGCACTGGAGGCGAGCCGGCTGCGGTTGCGGCCGATCCTGATGACCTCGCTGGCCTTCATCATGGGCGTGGTGCCGCTGGTCACCTCCATCGGCGCCGGGGCGGAGATGCGCAACGCCATGGGCACGGCGGTGTTCGCCGGCATGATCGGCGTGACCGCCTTCGGCATCTTCCTGACGCCGGTGTTCTACGTGATGCTGCGGGCGCTTGCGGGCAACCGCCCCCTGACCCAGCACGGCCACGGCACGTTGGCGCCGGACGCGCCTCACGGAGCACCCCAAGGTGCGGGCCACGGAACCGCAACTCCTCCGGCACTTCAGCCGGGGGAGTGA
- a CDS encoding efflux transporter, RND family, MFP subunit (TIGRFAM: efflux transporter, RND family, MFP subunit~PFAM: secretion protein HlyD family protein~KEGG: aav:Aave_1362 efflux transporter, RND family, MFP subunit), translating to MTAPISTAPRTARLRNRLLLGTVALAAVLGTLYGLPQTRAHAEKPAAAAPTAVPVSVATVEPRDARLFETFSGRLEAVERVEVRSRVAGAIKAIHFREGALVREGELLVSIDPEPFEAEVAEAEAQVAAAQARVELARNELERGQRLWTSRTVSQRDLDERVNGQRAAEAALRAVEAKLTSAKLSLSYTRVRAPVSGRVGKSEITVGNLVAAGPGAPVLTTLVSVDPIYASFNADEATVSRALAGLGASADVSDQLDRIPVLMTTSAGGTPVEGHMQLVDNQVDVRTGTVRVRARFANADGRLLPGQFARLEMGQPVSEPALLVSERAVGTDQDKKFVFVVDAANTAVWREVTLGAPVDGLRVVTSGLKAGERIVVNGLHRVRPGAPVAPQSVPMRVTEAAPATLAN from the coding sequence ATGACCGCCCCGATCAGCACCGCACCCCGCACCGCCCGCCTGCGCAACCGCCTCCTCCTCGGCACCGTGGCCCTCGCCGCCGTCCTGGGCACGCTCTACGGCCTGCCACAGACCCGCGCCCATGCGGAGAAGCCGGCGGCGGCAGCGCCCACAGCCGTGCCGGTCTCCGTCGCCACCGTGGAGCCCCGCGATGCGCGGCTGTTCGAGACCTTCTCCGGCCGCCTCGAGGCGGTGGAGCGGGTGGAGGTGCGCTCCCGCGTCGCCGGCGCCATCAAGGCCATCCATTTCCGCGAGGGCGCTCTGGTGCGCGAAGGCGAATTGCTCGTCTCCATCGATCCCGAGCCGTTTGAAGCGGAAGTCGCCGAGGCCGAGGCCCAGGTGGCCGCCGCCCAGGCCCGCGTGGAACTCGCCCGCAACGAGCTGGAGCGCGGCCAGCGCCTGTGGACCTCCCGCACCGTCTCCCAGCGCGATCTCGACGAGCGCGTCAACGGCCAGCGCGCCGCCGAGGCGGCCCTGCGCGCGGTCGAGGCCAAGCTCACCTCGGCCAAGCTCAGCCTCTCCTACACCCGCGTCCGCGCCCCGGTGTCGGGACGGGTGGGCAAATCGGAGATCACGGTGGGCAACCTGGTTGCCGCCGGCCCCGGCGCGCCGGTGCTCACCACTTTGGTGTCGGTGGACCCCATCTATGCCAGCTTCAATGCGGACGAGGCCACCGTCTCCCGCGCACTCGCCGGGCTCGGCGCCAGCGCGGATGTCTCCGACCAGCTCGACCGCATCCCCGTGCTCATGACCACCTCCGCCGGTGGCACGCCGGTGGAAGGCCACATGCAGCTGGTGGACAACCAGGTGGACGTGCGCACCGGCACGGTGCGGGTGCGCGCCCGCTTCGCCAATGCCGACGGGCGGCTCCTGCCCGGCCAGTTCGCGCGCCTTGAGATGGGCCAGCCTGTCAGCGAGCCGGCCCTTCTCGTGAGCGAGCGGGCGGTGGGCACCGACCAGGACAAGAAGTTCGTCTTCGTGGTGGATGCCGCCAACACGGCGGTGTGGCGCGAGGTCACGCTCGGCGCCCCCGTGGATGGCCTGCGCGTGGTCACCAGCGGGCTGAAGGCGGGCGAGCGCATCGTCGTCAACGGCCTCCACCGCGTGCGCCCCGGCGCGCCGGTGGCACCCCAGAGCGTGCCCATGCGGGTGACGGAAGCGGCGCCCGCGACCCTCGCCAACTGA
- a CDS encoding Alpha/beta hydrolase fold-3 domain protein (PFAM: Alpha/beta hydrolase fold-3 domain protein~KEGG: pol:Bpro_3430 alpha/beta hydrolase fold-3): MAPHWQETSLQTQAGPMPARLYGVHPSKGAVPLILHLHGGAFTGGTLECGAYVAALLAEAGAVVVSADYPLACERPFPFALTAAFGALAALYGRRAEFAGRNAPLYVAGEESGGNLAAGLAMMARDQQAPPLAGQILISPMLDPSLATASLRAAEAGTCGCKWADGWQTYLGSPEKAAHPYAAPLASSRLQGLPPALVVSAQDCPMRDESARYACALEKAGVATELHILPGPTHWPEGISAPPEKPESWAGTMRTLFSRFFETSRPRRRKPAPAVL, from the coding sequence ATGGCCCCCCACTGGCAAGAGACATCCCTGCAGACGCAAGCCGGCCCCATGCCGGCGCGGCTGTATGGTGTCCACCCCAGCAAGGGCGCAGTGCCACTCATTTTACACCTGCACGGCGGCGCTTTCACCGGCGGCACGCTGGAGTGCGGCGCGTATGTCGCCGCCCTGCTGGCGGAGGCCGGTGCTGTGGTGGTCTCGGCCGATTATCCGCTGGCCTGCGAGCGTCCGTTCCCCTTCGCCCTGACCGCCGCCTTCGGCGCCCTGGCTGCGCTCTACGGCCGCCGGGCCGAGTTCGCCGGCCGCAACGCCCCGCTCTACGTGGCCGGGGAGGAATCGGGTGGCAACCTTGCCGCCGGCCTCGCCATGATGGCCCGTGACCAGCAAGCGCCGCCCCTCGCCGGCCAGATCCTCATCTCGCCCATGCTCGACCCCAGCCTCGCCACCGCCTCGCTGCGCGCCGCCGAAGCCGGCACCTGCGGCTGCAAGTGGGCTGACGGCTGGCAGACCTATCTGGGCTCCCCCGAGAAGGCCGCCCACCCCTATGCCGCGCCCCTCGCCTCCTCTCGCCTGCAGGGCCTGCCGCCAGCCCTGGTGGTGAGCGCGCAGGACTGCCCCATGCGCGACGAGAGCGCGCGCTATGCCTGCGCGCTGGAGAAGGCCGGTGTCGCCACCGAGCTTCACATCCTGCCCGGCCCGACCCACTGGCCCGAGGGCATTTCGGCACCGCCGGAAAAGCCCGAATCCTGGGCCGGCACCATGCGCACCCTGTTCTCCCGCTTCTTCGAAACGTCCCGACCGCGTCGGCGCAAGCCGGCCCCGGCCGTCCTCTGA
- a CDS encoding transcriptional regulator, LysR family (PFAM: regulatory protein LysR; LysR substrate-binding~KEGG: mpt:Mpe_A0871 putative transcriptional regulator) codes for MDQLAAMRAFVRVVETGNFTRAADLMDMPKATLTKHVQSLEQHLRTRLFNRTTRRVTVTPDGAAYYERALLILNDLDELDGSLSTAQALPQGRLRIDLSPSLATRLLIPALPDFLARYPDIALDVGCTDRPVDLLGENVDCVIRVGEIHDPNLVARRIGELSFEAVAAPAYIARYGVPSHPKEFEAGHVVVRYFSALTGRYHPFEFVRGSEVVEVTGDYRMACNDGNAYIAAGLAGLGVIQSPVFQVEEHLASGALVRVLTDWTAGAMPIHVVYPPSRHLSNRLRVFVDWVAELFARSDLARRAA; via the coding sequence ATGGACCAGCTTGCTGCGATGCGGGCCTTCGTGCGGGTGGTGGAGACCGGGAATTTCACCCGCGCCGCCGACCTCATGGACATGCCCAAGGCGACACTGACCAAGCATGTGCAATCGCTGGAGCAGCATCTGCGCACGCGCCTGTTCAACCGCACCACGCGGCGTGTCACGGTCACCCCCGATGGTGCGGCGTATTACGAGCGGGCGCTGCTGATCCTCAACGATCTCGACGAGCTGGACGGCTCGTTGTCCACGGCGCAGGCCCTGCCGCAGGGCCGGCTGCGCATCGACCTGTCGCCGTCGCTGGCCACCCGCCTGCTGATCCCGGCGCTGCCGGACTTCCTCGCCCGCTACCCCGACATCGCCCTCGACGTGGGCTGCACCGACCGGCCGGTGGATCTGCTCGGCGAGAACGTGGACTGCGTGATCCGCGTTGGCGAGATCCACGACCCTAATCTGGTCGCCCGCCGCATCGGCGAGCTGAGCTTCGAGGCGGTGGCAGCACCGGCTTACATCGCCCGATATGGCGTGCCCTCACACCCGAAGGAGTTCGAGGCCGGCCATGTGGTGGTCCGCTATTTCAGCGCGCTCACGGGGCGTTACCACCCGTTCGAGTTCGTCCGGGGCTCCGAGGTGGTGGAAGTGACGGGCGACTACCGCATGGCCTGTAACGATGGCAACGCCTACATCGCCGCCGGCCTTGCCGGCCTCGGCGTGATCCAGTCCCCCGTGTTCCAGGTGGAGGAGCACCTCGCTTCCGGCGCGCTGGTGCGCGTGCTCACCGACTGGACCGCGGGCGCCATGCCCATCCACGTGGTCTACCCGCCGAGCCGCCACCTCTCCAATCGCCTAAGGGTGTTCGTGGATTGGGTGGCGGAGCTGTTCGCCCGTTCCGACCTCGCCCGCCGGGCGGCGTGA
- a CDS encoding oxidoreductase molybdopterin binding (PFAM: oxidoreductase molybdopterin binding~KEGG: sme:SMb20584 hypothetical protein) yields MSEDIHSDIGSDPALPPDTKLTTTKQRWAQEGRFLTGRVTRPETERLPAGQHLVKDWPVLDLGMTPVVTREAFRLDVTGAVETALSLDWDAFRALPQTRNVSDIHCVTTWSRYDNAFEGVSTRELLERVRPAPHAAAVMLHSYDGYTTNLLLEDFAAEDAVIAHSWEGAPLTREHGGPVRLVVPHLYFWKSAKWLKGIEFIARDKAGFWEERGYHMRGDPWAEERYSDD; encoded by the coding sequence ATGAGCGAAGACATTCACAGCGACATCGGCTCTGATCCGGCCCTGCCGCCGGATACGAAGCTCACCACCACCAAGCAGCGCTGGGCGCAGGAAGGGCGCTTCCTCACCGGCCGCGTTACCCGCCCGGAGACCGAGCGCCTGCCCGCCGGCCAGCATCTGGTGAAGGACTGGCCGGTGCTCGACCTCGGCATGACGCCGGTGGTGACGCGGGAGGCCTTCCGGCTCGATGTGACCGGGGCGGTGGAGACCGCTCTGTCGCTGGACTGGGACGCGTTCCGCGCCCTGCCGCAGACCCGCAATGTGAGCGACATCCACTGCGTCACCACCTGGTCGCGCTATGACAACGCCTTCGAGGGCGTCTCCACCCGCGAGCTGCTGGAGCGGGTGCGGCCGGCGCCGCACGCGGCGGCGGTGATGCTGCACTCCTACGATGGCTACACCACCAACCTGCTGCTGGAGGATTTTGCCGCCGAGGACGCGGTGATCGCCCATTCGTGGGAAGGCGCGCCGCTCACCCGCGAGCATGGCGGGCCGGTGCGGCTGGTGGTGCCGCACCTGTATTTCTGGAAGAGCGCCAAGTGGCTGAAGGGCATCGAGTTCATCGCCCGCGACAAGGCCGGCTTCTGGGAGGAGCGGGGCTACCACATGCGCGGCGACCCATGGGCCGAGGAGCGCTATTCGGACGATTGA